One Natrinema marinum genomic window carries:
- a CDS encoding metallophosphoesterase has translation MGDDSGRSSPSGPRSPSARPLVEPLPGEPAATATIDDERALFVADYHAGYEAGLRYERGVDVPSRAAARREHLLSLLERVRPDRLVVLGDLMHSIGDPGGAERGELEVLFESFSAELSVTVVKGNHDGRIETWLADGTDIDASVTVEPGAGVALGDVGVCHGHTWPAPAVLEREVVCLGHEHPCVRLEDEVGGSRVERAWLRGRLDPDPFRDRPEYEDVSWLEEATESPPRVVVVPAFNDLVGGTWINVTGQSFLSPFLPAGLAAGEAYLLDGTRLGPYESV, from the coding sequence ATGGGCGACGACTCCGGCCGATCGTCTCCGTCGGGCCCGCGGTCGCCGTCGGCGCGTCCGCTGGTCGAACCGCTCCCCGGCGAACCCGCCGCGACCGCGACGATCGACGACGAGCGCGCGCTGTTCGTCGCCGACTACCACGCCGGCTACGAGGCCGGCCTGCGCTACGAGCGTGGCGTCGACGTTCCCAGCCGGGCGGCGGCTCGCCGCGAGCACTTGCTGTCGTTGCTCGAGCGGGTCCGTCCCGATCGGTTGGTCGTGCTGGGCGATCTGATGCACTCGATCGGCGACCCCGGCGGAGCCGAACGCGGCGAGCTCGAGGTGCTGTTCGAATCGTTCTCCGCCGAGCTTTCGGTTACGGTCGTCAAGGGCAACCACGACGGCCGGATCGAGACCTGGCTGGCCGACGGCACCGATATCGACGCCTCGGTCACCGTCGAACCCGGCGCGGGCGTCGCGCTCGGCGATGTCGGCGTCTGTCACGGCCACACGTGGCCCGCACCGGCCGTCCTCGAGCGCGAGGTCGTCTGTCTGGGCCACGAACACCCCTGCGTGCGACTCGAGGACGAGGTCGGCGGCAGCCGTGTCGAACGCGCGTGGCTGCGCGGTCGGCTCGATCCCGACCCGTTTCGCGACCGACCCGAATACGAGGACGTATCGTGGCTCGAGGAGGCGACCGAGTCGCCGCCGCGCGTGGTCGTCGTCCCGGCGTTCAACGACCTCGTCGGCGGGACGTGGATCAACGTGACCGGGCAGTCGTTTCTCTCGCCGTTCCTGCCGGCGGGACTGGCCGCGGGCGAGGCGTATCTGCTCGACGGGACCCGACTCGGCCCCTACGAGTCGGTGTGA
- a CDS encoding helix-turn-helix domain-containing protein has product MTSQKPHPTTRIDPVPDDLESARAKLVYIYLDAADGATAEELGEILAMKKINILSVLNSLSSAGYVERLDAEYVVAN; this is encoded by the coding sequence ATGACCTCACAAAAGCCGCACCCGACGACACGGATCGATCCGGTTCCCGACGACCTCGAATCGGCACGAGCAAAACTGGTGTATATCTACCTCGATGCAGCCGACGGTGCGACGGCCGAGGAGTTGGGCGAGATTCTGGCGATGAAGAAGATCAACATCCTGAGCGTTCTGAACTCGCTCTCGAGTGCGGGCTACGTTGAGCGACTCGACGCGGAGTACGTCGTCGCGAACTGA